The Candidatus Deferrimicrobiaceae bacterium genomic sequence CCTCTCATGGCGCGGCCGACGGTGACTTCGTCGGTGTACTCGAGATCGGCGCCCACGGGCATGCCGTAGGCGATCCGGCTGACGGACAGCGGCAGATCCTTGAGCGCCGCCCCGAGATAAGAAGCGGTCGCCTCGCCCTCGGACGTCAGGTTGGTCGCCAGGATGACTTCGGCCACCCCGCCCTTCGCCAGCCGGTCAAGCAGTTCCTGGATGTGCAAATGCTCGGGCATGACCCCGTCGATCGGGGAAATGGCCCCGCCTAAAACATGGTATCGCCCCTGGTAGGCGCCGCTCTTTTCGATCGGGATGATGTCGGTCGGCCCTTCAACGACGCAGATCTGATCGTTTCTGCGCTCGGGGTCGGTGCACAGGGAACAAGGGTCTTCATCCGCGATATTGAAACAACGCGAGCATCTTATCACAGTGGTTGAAATTGACGCAATAGCTTCGCCGAGCTCGCGGGTGAACGGCGCGGGCATGCGCAGCAGGAAGAGAGCGAGGCGGGTGGCGGTCTTTTCCCCGATCCCGGGGAGTCGGGAGAGGAGGGCGATGAGGCGACGGAGAGGCTTCGGGTAGCTCATGGGATATCGGTCGGCGGATGATCTAGGGGAACATGCCGGGCGGCAGGATGCCCCCGGTGGCCTTGGCCATCTCGCCTGCGACCAGCGCGCGACTGCGCGAAAGCGCCTCGTTGACGGCCCCCCGGACCAGGTCCTGGAGCAGGGGAATATCGCCGCCGTTGGCGATCTCGGGGTCGATCCGGATCGACATGATCTCCATCTTCCCGTTGGCGACGACGGTCACCATCCCCCCGCCGACGGAAGCCTCGACGCTCATTCCGCCCAGATCTTCCTGGATTTTAGCCATCCGTTCGCGAAGTTGACCCGCCTGCTTGATCATGTCCTGGATGTTCACGTGTCTTCCCCCCCATCCTCGGTCTCGTCGGCCGCCCCTTCCTCCGCATCGGCGCCGGGCGGCGGCACGGGGATGGCCGGCACGGGCGCCTTCGGCGGCGTCGGGCGCACTTCGATCAGGTTGCCGTCGAATTCCCGCAGGAAATCCCGGACGGCCGGATCCTCGAATGCCATCCGTTCGAGACGTTTCGTGTCAGAGATCAGCTCGGCCGGCTCAACGTTTTTTTTTTCGCCCTCGGCCCCGAACCGAAGCGTCAGTCGGGTGCCCGCCACTTCTTCGACCGCCTTTTCGATCAGCGCGAGCTTGTCGGGATCGCGCACCATCGAAAGCAGCGCCTCTGCCCCCTCGATCATCAGGGCGTCCCCGTCGCGGTGACCGGCGAGCGAGCTGAGCAGGGCGACCAAGGGGACCTTTTTCTTGCCCTCGAGGTTGCGCTTGACCGCCTCCCATAGGTCGCCGGCCTTTCCCCCTGCGGGGCCGCGTGCGCCAGGGGCGGCCGGTGCCGGAGCGTGAGCGTGATGCCCCCCGGACGAGGAAGTCGTCGTCCCGGATACGTGCGCCGCCTCGGGATGCGGCGCGCCGGACGGGGCCGGCGGGAGACCGGCGGACGACGGGGCGACAACCGCCCGGACCGTGCGCGGGGGGGCGGCCGGTTGCCCGTCGGCCATATTCTCGGCCAGGAGCAGCGATGGGGCGTTGACCAGCCGGAGCAGCAGCAATTCGAACCCCAGCCGCGGGAACTCGGTGGCCACGACGTCTTTTTCGGAGCGGAAGGCGATGTCGAGCAGGAACATCCATTCCTCGCGGGAGCGTTCGGCCACCAGCGATTTCATCTGGGCCAGCGACGACGGGGCATGGCGCGACAGCAACGCCTCCTGGCCTGTGAACGCCAGCACGGCGGCGTCGCGCAGCACGTCGACCAAAGAGAGGTAGAGGAACTTGAGATCGGCGCCGCGCGACTGGAGCAGCGCGAACCGGCCGAGCGCACCCTCGGCGCCCTCGACGACCACCGACCGCACCAGGTCGATCGCCGCCTCGACCCCCACCAGCCCGAGGATCTCCTCGACCAGCGCCGAGGTCACCTTGCCGTTGCCCGATACGGCCGCCTGCTCGAAGATCGATTGCCCGTCGCGCATCGAGCCGAAAGCGTAGCGCGCGAGCAGCCGCAGCGCGTCTTCCTCGCAGTCGATCTTCTCTTTTTCGGCCATCAGCTTGAAGCGGTCGAGGATCTCTTCCTCGGTCAGCATCCGGAAGTCGAAGCGCTGGACGCGCGACAGGATCGTGTCGGGCAGCTTGTTGGGCTCGGTCGTGGCGAAGATGAAGACGACGTGCGGGGGCGGCTCCTCGAGGATCTTGAGCAGCGCGTTGAACGCCTGCTTCGAGAGCATATGCACTTCGTCGATGATGAAGATCTTGTAGCGCATGGACGCCGGGGCGTACGCGGCGTTCTCGCGCAGCTGCCGGACGTCGTCGATGCCGTTGTTGGAGGCGCCGTCGATTTCCTGGACGTCGGTCGCGGAGCCCTGCTCGACCGCCAGGCAGGCCGGGCAGACGAGGCACGGCGTCGCCGTCGGGCCGTTCACGCAATTGAGGGCGCGGGAGAGAATCCGGGCGAACGTGGTCTTGCCGACGCCGCGGGTTCCCGAGAACAGGTAGGCGTGATGGATCTTGCCGAGCGAGATCGCGTTGGCAAGCGCCCGCGTGACGTGACCCTGCCCGACGATCTCGTCGAACGTCCGGGGGCGCCACTTTCTGGAGAGCGCCTCGTACACGGCAGTGACCTCGGCGTCGTTGATTGGGGGTATCCGCGGGGGTCCGCCGGCGACCAGGTAGACCACCGGCACACGGGGTAATGCGACTGCCGTTGCTTCCTTCCGGACCTGGCGGAGTTCGTCGCCTCCCGTTGCGGAGGGCCTGGCCGCCGGCGCACCCTCGCGGGTGGGGCGTTGCGAAACTGGAACCCCCTATTGTGATGGCATTCGGGCGGCGTGTCAACCGCGGCGGTCAGACCGCGGCGGTCAGATCGCGCCTCTTCCCGGCTTTTCGCTCGGCGGCGGGCTTCCTTCGAATCCAGATGGAGAGAGTTGTGTCAGGGGGGTTTGGTGCTGCGTAAGCGGAGGGGGTGGGATTCCTCTCCGTCCTTCGGCATCCTGCCTCAGTCCTCCGAGCCGCCTCGGCTCTCTTCCGCGGCCATCCATGGCCGCTCTTCCTCGCTATTCGCTCGGCGTTCGCCTCGGTTCGAATCCCACCTAGGCGCCATTTTTCTTCCCCAGGGGGAAAAATGGCGGAGGGGGTGGGATTCCCCTCCACAGCTCGACTTCCTGTCTCGCTGTTCCGGGCCGGTCAGCCCGTCTTCCGCGCGCATCCATGCGCGCTCTTCCTCGCTAAGCGCTCGGCGGCGGGCTTCCTTCGAATCCCACCGAGGCGCCATTTTTTCTCCCCTGAGGGGGAAAAAATGGCGGAGGGGGTGGGATTCCCCTCCACAGCTCGACTTCCTGTCTCGCTGTTCCGGGCCGGTCAGCCCGCCTGCCGCGCGCATCCATGCGCGCTCATCCTCGCTAATCGCTCGGCGGCGGGCTTCCTTCGAATCCCACCCCCTCCGCTGAGGAAGTTATATGGCGGAGGGGGTGGGATTCGAACCCACGTGGAGTTGCCCCCAAATCGATTTCGAGTCGATCCCGTTACGGCCACTTCGGTACCCCTCCGCACGAAAGAGCGATTATAACCGAAAGGCAAGACGGGCTACAATATCATTCATGAAAAAGGAACCGATTGAAAGACCGGTCCGACGGAAGCGAATCCTCCGCGGAGCCGCGCTCCTCCTCTTCCTGTCCGCCGCAGCCTGGGTTCTTTTGGCCACGCCGGTCGGCCGGGAGGCGATGTCGCCGGAGGGACGCGCGCGGATAGTCGCGTCGATCGACCGGTGGGTGCGCGACGCCGGGCCGGCCGGCCCGCTGCTGTTCATCCTGATCTACGCCGCCGGCGCGCTTGTGCTGCCCGCCACCGTGCTGACCATCGCCGGCGCCT encodes the following:
- the recR gene encoding recombination mediator RecR, producing MSYPKPLRRLIALLSRLPGIGEKTATRLALFLLRMPAPFTRELGEAIASISTTVIRCSRCFNIADEDPCSLCTDPERRNDQICVVEGPTDIIPIEKSGAYQGRYHVLGGAISPIDGVMPEHLHIQELLDRLAKGGVAEVILATNLTSEGEATASYLGAALKDLPLSVSRIAYGMPVGADLEYTDEVTVGRAMRGRRELSPRSGDDRS
- a CDS encoding YbaB/EbfC family nucleoid-associated protein, whose product is MNIQDMIKQAGQLRERMAKIQEDLGGMSVEASVGGGMVTVVANGKMEIMSIRIDPEIANGGDIPLLQDLVRGAVNEALSRSRALVAGEMAKATGGILPPGMFP
- the dnaX gene encoding DNA polymerase III subunit gamma/tau — its product is MYEALSRKWRPRTFDEIVGQGHVTRALANAISLGKIHHAYLFSGTRGVGKTTFARILSRALNCVNGPTATPCLVCPACLAVEQGSATDVQEIDGASNNGIDDVRQLRENAAYAPASMRYKIFIIDEVHMLSKQAFNALLKILEEPPPHVVFIFATTEPNKLPDTILSRVQRFDFRMLTEEEILDRFKLMAEKEKIDCEEDALRLLARYAFGSMRDGQSIFEQAAVSGNGKVTSALVEEILGLVGVEAAIDLVRSVVVEGAEGALGRFALLQSRGADLKFLYLSLVDVLRDAAVLAFTGQEALLSRHAPSSLAQMKSLVAERSREEWMFLLDIAFRSEKDVVATEFPRLGFELLLLRLVNAPSLLLAENMADGQPAAPPRTVRAVVAPSSAGLPPAPSGAPHPEAAHVSGTTTSSSGGHHAHAPAPAAPGARGPAGGKAGDLWEAVKRNLEGKKKVPLVALLSSLAGHRDGDALMIEGAEALLSMVRDPDKLALIEKAVEEVAGTRLTLRFGAEGEKKNVEPAELISDTKRLERMAFEDPAVRDFLREFDGNLIEVRPTPPKAPVPAIPVPPPGADAEEGAADETEDGGEDT